The following are from one region of the Arcobacter defluvii genome:
- a CDS encoding AEC family transporter, with the protein MEYLFSSLVPVFGLILIGYFFKRISFPSHEFWPMADKLTYFVLMPALLIFKLSNAKFEPNSINFVLVSLIAIFLTMIVLIIFNKISPTKNNSFTSIIQGGIRFNTYVFLALSGSIFGDEGLVLSAIILTFAIPFINILCVTIFALYSDNNKLDFIYLVKSIIKNPLIIGCAIGASINFLSIPIPVSIENLIEILSKAALPLGLLSIGYALVLKELNSAKKDLIISCIGKFIILPFFIYSFGMMFGLNEIMISILVLFSVLPTAPSSFILARQLGGDITLMTSIITVQTLASALFIILFLKLFV; encoded by the coding sequence ATGGAATATTTATTTTCTAGTTTAGTTCCTGTTTTTGGACTGATATTAATAGGATATTTTTTTAAAAGAATTAGTTTTCCATCTCATGAATTTTGGCCAATGGCTGATAAACTTACATACTTTGTTTTAATGCCTGCTCTTTTGATATTTAAACTTTCAAATGCAAAGTTTGAACCTAATAGTATAAATTTTGTTTTAGTTTCACTTATAGCAATATTTTTAACAATGATTGTTTTAATAATCTTTAATAAAATAAGCCCTACAAAAAACAACTCTTTTACTTCAATAATTCAAGGTGGGATAAGATTTAATACTTATGTATTCTTAGCTTTAAGTGGTTCTATTTTTGGAGATGAAGGTTTAGTTTTAAGTGCTATTATTTTAACTTTTGCAATTCCATTTATAAATATTTTATGTGTAACAATTTTTGCTCTTTATTCAGATAATAATAAACTAGATTTTATATATTTAGTAAAATCTATAATAAAAAATCCTTTGATTATTGGTTGTGCAATTGGTGCTTCAATCAATTTTTTATCAATTCCAATTCCAGTAAGTATTGAAAATTTAATAGAAATTTTAAGTAAAGCAGCTCTTCCTTTAGGACTTTTATCTATTGGTTATGCTTTAGTATTAAAAGAGTTAAATAGTGCGAAAAAAGATTTGATTATTAGCTGTATTGGAAAGTTTATAATCTTGCCTTTTTTTATTTATAGTTTTGGAATGATGTTTGGATTAAATGAAATAATGATTTCAATTTTAGTTTTATTCTCTGTTTTACCAACAGCTCCAAGTTCATTTATACTTGCACGGCAACTTGGTGGAGACATAACACTTATGACAAGTATCATAACAGTGCAAACTTTAGCTTCTGCACTGTTTATAATACTATTTTTAAAACTATTCGTTTAA
- a CDS encoding YhcH/YjgK/YiaL family protein has protein sequence MAIFGDIGTVKGQLNNPKFDKAFLYLEKLQDINSNEYQSLINIKLDNCNKIVLDENCFVLEQAYISKDKKDCFFESHKKYIDIQYIFDGTEIMEVENTNNLQITKEYDETLDYAKYAQSPNSSSLVIRKNELAIFYPNDAHMPCIKVDKNEKVIKAVFKIAV, from the coding sequence ATGGCAATTTTTGGTGATATTGGAACTGTTAAAGGACAATTAAATAATCCTAAATTTGATAAAGCCTTTTTATATTTGGAAAAATTGCAAGATATTAATTCAAATGAATATCAAAGTTTAATAAATATTAAACTTGATAACTGTAACAAAATAGTTCTTGATGAGAACTGTTTTGTTCTTGAACAAGCTTATATTTCAAAAGATAAAAAAGATTGTTTTTTTGAATCTCACAAAAAATATATAGATATTCAATATATTTTTGATGGAACTGAGATAATGGAAGTTGAAAATACAAATAATCTTCAAATAACAAAAGAGTATGATGAAACTTTAGATTATGCAAAATATGCCCAATCTCCTAACTCTTCATCTTTAGTTATTAGAAAAAATGAACTAGCGATTTTTTATCCAAACGATGCCCATATGCCTTGTATTAAAGTGGATAAAAATGAAAAAGTTATAAAAGCTGTTTTTAAAATAGCAGTATAA
- a CDS encoding glucose-6-phosphate isomerase, which translates to MKNNLYYPQVSLSDEEIFAEIKKERENIGYYSLPYEDTTFLKAKLDSLNFTQKQIAIIGIGGSTLGTYAIYNFMKYNKQHNKTLKKELFFFESTDPVNLNGTLSQIDLEDTLFIVISKSGTTIETISIFKYLMSITKIDKSNLLVITEDDSKLNTFAKANDINSFDIPKNVGGRFSVLSNVGLVPLYLAGFNIDELLKGAKKISTSFFEQNDLYDHLIKKARTYYEFKDVYNVNAIFSYSQLLEGFNKWYIQLWGESLGKIDVNHTNQGLTPIGLLGPVDQHSFLQLIVEGKRDKTVTFIKIKDFKDETKIAPTTLQGLEELDYINNLNFKELINLQADATIASVKEYKKDIPIDLIEIEEISEYEIGKLLFYYELLTSIVGKFLRINTYDQPGVEGGKIILKEMLKNKN; encoded by the coding sequence GTGAAAAATAACCTATATTATCCGCAAGTATCATTAAGTGATGAAGAAATCTTTGCAGAAATAAAAAAAGAAAGAGAGAATATAGGTTACTACTCTCTTCCTTATGAAGATACAACTTTTTTAAAAGCTAAATTAGATAGTTTAAATTTTACTCAAAAACAAATTGCTATCATTGGAATTGGAGGAAGTACTTTAGGGACTTATGCAATTTACAATTTTATGAAGTATAACAAACAACATAATAAAACTTTAAAAAAAGAACTTTTTTTCTTTGAAAGTACAGATCCTGTTAATTTAAATGGAACATTAAGTCAAATTGATTTGGAAGATACTTTATTTATAGTAATTTCAAAATCTGGAACTACAATAGAGACTATTTCTATTTTTAAATATTTAATGTCAATTACAAAAATTGATAAGTCAAATTTATTAGTAATTACAGAAGATGATAGTAAGTTAAATACTTTTGCAAAAGCAAATGATATTAACTCTTTTGATATTCCTAAAAATGTTGGTGGAAGATTTTCTGTATTATCTAATGTTGGGTTAGTTCCTTTATATCTAGCAGGATTTAATATTGATGAATTATTAAAAGGTGCAAAAAAAATATCAACATCATTTTTTGAGCAAAATGATTTATATGACCATTTAATCAAAAAAGCAAGAACATATTATGAATTCAAAGATGTTTACAATGTAAATGCAATTTTTTCTTATTCTCAATTACTTGAAGGCTTTAATAAATGGTATATCCAACTTTGGGGAGAGAGTCTTGGGAAAATTGATGTAAATCATACAAACCAAGGTTTAACTCCAATTGGACTTTTAGGGCCAGTTGACCAACACTCTTTCTTACAACTTATTGTTGAAGGTAAAAGGGATAAAACTGTAACATTTATAAAAATCAAAGATTTTAAAGATGAAACTAAAATAGCTCCAACAACACTTCAAGGTTTAGAAGAATTAGATTACATCAATAATCTTAATTTTAAAGAACTTATCAATCTTCAAGCAGATGCAACAATTGCATCAGTTAAAGAATATAAAAAAGATATTCCAATAGATTTAATTGAAATTGAAGAGATCAGTGAATATGAAATTGGAAAACTTTTATTTTATTATGAATTATTAACTTCAATCGTTGGAAAATTCTTAAGAATAAATACTTATGACCAACCAGGTGTTGAAGGTGGAAAAATCATCTTAAAAGAGATGTTAAAAAATAAAAATTAG
- the galU gene encoding UTP--glucose-1-phosphate uridylyltransferase GalU, with product MSKENPIKKCLFPAAGYGTRFLPATKATPKEMLPVLTKPLIQYGVEEALAAGMDTMAIVTGRGKRAIEDHFDISYELEHQIKGTNKEHLLTEIRSVITKCTFSYTRQIEMKGLGHAILCGETLIGDQPFAVLLADDLCDAPTQGVLSQMIELYKKYHCSIVAIEEVPKEETNKYGVISGNEIEPGIYMIKDMVEKPEPEVAPSNLAIIGRYILTPDIFDILKETKPGKGGEIQITDALLTQAKKGMVLAYKFNGQRFDCGSIDGFVKATNYFYDKETKKEKKKETGAK from the coding sequence ATGAGTAAAGAAAATCCAATCAAAAAATGTCTATTCCCAGCTGCAGGTTATGGAACAAGATTTTTACCTGCAACAAAAGCAACGCCAAAAGAGATGTTACCAGTTTTAACAAAACCACTTATTCAATATGGAGTGGAAGAAGCATTAGCGGCAGGTATGGATACAATGGCAATTGTAACAGGTAGAGGGAAAAGAGCTATTGAAGATCACTTTGATATTTCTTATGAATTAGAGCATCAAATTAAAGGAACAAACAAAGAACATTTATTGACTGAAATCAGATCAGTTATTACAAAATGTACTTTTTCATACACAAGACAAATTGAAATGAAAGGTTTAGGTCATGCTATTTTATGTGGTGAAACTTTAATTGGAGATCAACCATTTGCAGTTTTATTGGCAGATGATTTATGTGACGCTCCAACTCAAGGTGTTTTATCTCAAATGATTGAACTATATAAAAAATATCATTGTTCAATTGTTGCTATTGAAGAAGTTCCAAAAGAAGAAACAAATAAATATGGAGTAATTTCTGGAAATGAAATTGAACCAGGAATTTATATGATTAAAGATATGGTTGAAAAACCTGAACCTGAAGTTGCTCCTTCAAATTTAGCAATTATAGGAAGATATATTTTAACTCCAGATATTTTTGATATTTTAAAAGAAACAAAACCAGGAAAAGGTGGAGAAATTCAAATCACTGATGCTCTTTTAACTCAAGCAAAAAAAGGAATGGTTTTAGCTTATAAATTCAATGGACAAAGATTTGACTGCGGAAGTATTGATGGATTTGTGAAAGCTACAAACTATTTTTATGATAAAGAAACAAAAAAAGAGAAAAAAAAAGAGACTGGAGCAAAATAA
- a CDS encoding phosphomannomutase/phosphoglucomutase: protein MSASIFREYDIRGIFKKELNEDIVKKIGFYLAKALQKKVPTAKYMAVGYDARLHSPTLKNWLTSGINKAGLKILDMGLVPTPVNYFANFTDFDGLKCDGSVMITGSHNPPEYNGFKITLDKDPFFGEDIYSLGREILADNTIIEDNEETIVIDSKNRYIAYIVKSFSHLKLENKKFVFDCGNGVAGVVLREILDKLNIKYKILFEEPDGNFPNHHPDPSDEHTLEDIKKELATGEFDFGFAYDGDADRIALLSPKYNFKGDILAIFFSKFIKNPTVIGEVKCTQVMYDTINSYGKAIMYKTGHSNLKVKIKETNADFAAEVSGHLFFNDRYFGYDDAIYATFRALELIDQNFDFDKEYEALPKVYSTPEINITVTEETKFKIIDDLKNALTNPPEYFPKIKDIITVDGIRVIFEKGWGLVRASNTTPKLVTRFEADTQENAKIYENVLIKLFEEIKGK from the coding sequence ATGAGTGCATCTATTTTTAGAGAATATGACATAAGAGGAATATTCAAAAAAGAATTGAATGAAGATATAGTAAAAAAAATTGGTTTTTATTTAGCAAAAGCTTTACAAAAGAAAGTTCCAACTGCAAAATATATGGCTGTTGGTTATGATGCAAGACTTCATTCTCCTACTTTGAAAAATTGGTTAACTTCAGGAATAAATAAAGCTGGATTAAAAATTTTAGATATGGGATTAGTACCAACACCTGTAAACTACTTTGCAAACTTCACTGACTTTGATGGTTTAAAATGTGATGGTTCAGTAATGATTACAGGAAGTCATAATCCACCTGAATATAATGGATTCAAGATAACATTAGATAAAGATCCATTCTTTGGTGAAGATATTTATTCACTTGGAAGAGAAATTCTAGCGGACAATACAATAATAGAAGATAATGAAGAAACAATAGTAATTGATTCTAAAAATAGATATATAGCTTATATAGTAAAAAGTTTTTCACACTTAAAACTTGAAAATAAAAAATTTGTTTTTGATTGTGGGAATGGTGTTGCTGGCGTTGTATTAAGAGAAATTCTTGATAAATTAAATATTAAGTATAAAATTTTATTTGAAGAACCAGATGGAAATTTCCCAAATCATCATCCAGATCCAAGTGATGAGCATACTTTAGAAGATATAAAAAAAGAGTTAGCAACTGGTGAATTTGATTTTGGATTTGCTTATGATGGTGATGCAGATAGAATTGCTTTACTTTCACCAAAATATAACTTTAAAGGAGATATTTTAGCAATATTCTTCTCTAAATTTATAAAAAATCCTACTGTTATTGGTGAAGTTAAATGTACACAAGTTATGTATGATACTATTAATTCTTATGGAAAAGCTATCATGTATAAAACAGGTCATTCAAATCTAAAAGTAAAAATTAAAGAGACAAATGCTGATTTTGCAGCAGAAGTTTCAGGTCATTTATTTTTCAATGATAGATATTTTGGATATGACGATGCAATTTATGCTACATTTAGAGCTTTAGAATTAATCGATCAAAATTTTGATTTTGATAAAGAGTATGAAGCTTTACCAAAAGTTTATTCAACTCCTGAAATTAATATCACTGTTACAGAAGAAACAAAATTTAAAATCATTGATGATTTAAAAAATGCTTTAACAAATCCACCTGAATATTTTCCTAAAATCAAAGATATTATAACTGTAGATGGAATAAGAGTTATTTTTGAAAAGGGTTGGGGATTAGTAAGAGCTAGTAACACAACACCAAAACTTGTAACAAGATTTGAAGCAGATACACAAGAAAATGCTAAAATATACGAAAATGTTTTAATTAAATTATTTGAAGAAATAAAAGGAAAATAA
- a CDS encoding NCS2 family permease, with protein sequence MDFFKLKEHNTSISKEFYAGFTTFLTMLYIVPVNGFILSDAGLPIDAVITATALITILATLFSALWSNTPIAMSVGMGLNAYFSYGLVLGMKIPWETALGIVFLSGILFVLLSLTNFRVWIMTSIPMSLRRAISAGIGSFIAFIGLKQMGMIVSNDATLVTLGDFSNSNVLLGVLGLILSFSFYAYKLRGAFILSIAITSIVAWTFSLNTTPTDFFSAPSSISPIFLKLDILSALSLSLLPVIITFLITDMFDTLGTLTGVGTRANLFQENNKNDKSLQKTLEADAIATVSGSLLGVSTTTAFIESASGVEEGGRTGLTAVFTALLFVTTLFMLPLFKSIPSNAIYPVLVVVGVLMFTELGKINFEETDLATSAAAFLIVILMPLTFSITNGIAAGFLIYTIIKLVKKEYKDLNIGILVITFISALAFIF encoded by the coding sequence ATGGATTTTTTTAAATTAAAAGAACATAATACTTCTATTTCAAAAGAATTTTATGCAGGATTTACAACATTTTTAACAATGTTATATATTGTTCCTGTTAATGGTTTTATTTTATCAGATGCAGGACTTCCAATTGATGCAGTTATAACTGCAACAGCTTTGATAACAATACTTGCAACTTTATTTTCAGCTTTATGGTCAAATACACCAATTGCCATGAGTGTTGGAATGGGATTAAATGCTTATTTTTCTTATGGACTTGTTCTTGGTATGAAAATACCTTGGGAAACTGCTTTAGGTATTGTTTTTTTATCTGGTATTTTATTTGTATTATTATCTTTAACAAATTTTAGAGTTTGGATTATGACTTCAATTCCTATGAGTCTTAGACGTGCAATTAGTGCTGGTATTGGTTCATTTATAGCGTTTATTGGTTTAAAACAAATGGGAATGATTGTTTCAAATGATGCAACGTTAGTTACTCTTGGAGATTTTTCAAATTCAAATGTTTTATTAGGAGTTTTAGGTTTAATTTTATCTTTTAGTTTTTATGCCTATAAACTAAGAGGTGCATTTATTTTATCTATTGCAATCACTTCAATAGTTGCTTGGACTTTTTCACTTAATACAACACCAACTGATTTCTTTTCAGCTCCTTCATCAATTTCTCCAATATTTTTGAAATTAGATATTTTAAGTGCATTATCATTATCATTATTACCTGTAATTATTACATTTTTGATTACTGATATGTTTGATACATTAGGAACATTAACAGGTGTTGGAACAAGAGCAAATCTTTTTCAAGAAAATAATAAAAATGATAAGTCATTACAAAAAACACTAGAAGCTGATGCAATTGCAACAGTAAGTGGAAGTTTGCTTGGTGTTTCTACAACAACTGCATTTATAGAAAGTGCAAGTGGAGTTGAAGAGGGTGGAAGAACAGGATTAACAGCAGTTTTTACTGCATTATTATTTGTAACTACACTTTTTATGTTACCTTTATTTAAATCAATTCCTTCAAATGCAATTTATCCTGTATTAGTTGTAGTTGGTGTTTTAATGTTTACTGAACTTGGGAAAATAAATTTTGAAGAGACAGATTTAGCTACAAGTGCAGCAGCATTTTTAATTGTTATTTTAATGCCTTTAACTTTTTCTATTACAAATGGAATAGCTGCTGGATTTTTGATTTATACAATTATTAAGCTTGTAAAAAAAGAGTACAAAGATTTAAATATTGGTATTTTAGTTATTACATTTATTAGTGCATTAGCATTTATTTTTTAA
- a CDS encoding phosphoribosyltransferase: MEKLYYSYELFKKDTQILVDKCRDYEPEILLAVARGGLTLSHLMAQALDMRNLYTLNSIHYEGELKLDSFNIFNIPDVSHAKRVLIVDDIVDSGETMREILKVLKEKFPNVEFKLATLFYKKTAVLQPDYCVREANEWIDFFWEVDVK; this comes from the coding sequence TTGGAAAAATTATATTATAGTTATGAGTTATTTAAAAAAGACACACAAATTTTAGTTGATAAGTGTAGAGATTATGAACCAGAAATTTTACTTGCTGTTGCAAGGGGTGGTTTAACACTTTCACATTTGATGGCTCAAGCACTTGACATGAGAAATTTATATACATTAAACTCTATTCATTATGAAGGTGAATTAAAACTAGATTCTTTTAATATTTTTAATATTCCAGATGTTTCTCATGCAAAAAGAGTTTTGATTGTTGATGATATTGTTGATTCTGGTGAAACTATGAGAGAGATTTTGAAAGTATTAAAAGAAAAATTTCCAAATGTTGAGTTTAAATTGGCAACTTTATTTTACAAAAAAACAGCTGTTTTACAACCTGATTATTGTGTTAGAGAAGCAAATGAGTGGATTGATTTCTTTTGGGAAGTTGATGTTAAATAA
- a CDS encoding DUF423 domain-containing protein, with product MILNNRIKNFLAIASFLMALGIALGAFGAHGLKSILDEHMMNIYHTGVEYQFYNTLGLFAAIFIYSLKPESKKIYVALWLILIGMIIFSFSLYFLTILNMPILGAITPIGGSLLIIAWLTLCYGILKD from the coding sequence ATGATACTTAATAATAGAATAAAAAATTTTTTAGCAATAGCTTCTTTTTTAATGGCTTTAGGAATAGCTTTGGGAGCTTTTGGTGCTCATGGTTTAAAATCAATTTTAGATGAACATATGATGAATATTTATCATACAGGAGTAGAGTATCAATTTTATAATACTTTAGGATTATTTGCAGCAATATTTATTTATTCATTAAAACCCGAATCTAAAAAAATTTATGTTGCTTTATGGCTTATATTAATTGGAATGATTATTTTTTCATTTTCTTTATATTTTTTAACAATTTTAAATATGCCTATACTTGGGGCAATTACACCAATTGGTGGAAGTTTACTAATTATTGCTTGGTTAACACTTTGTTATGGAATTTTAAAAGATTAA
- a CDS encoding GDP-L-fucose synthase, whose translation MKTLTILGAGWLGFELGIVLKNHFKIKVSSRSKETQNMYEDEGLSSYILNEENLSNLDELLETNYLFINYPPSKFEDYLSFLNKIYSHEKIQNIEKIIFISSTSIYPNIEANLDEEFEITEPSSKIVFDAENLIKDKSDVIFRVAGLVGANRYFGKRSANKVIEFPKTPINFIHRNDVINATKFVIDKNICGIFNLCSKTHPTKEEIYSFNSKKYNFEKPIFLESKEFLNRLISGEKIEKEGFIYKYNNPFEF comes from the coding sequence ATGAAAACTTTAACTATTTTAGGAGCAGGTTGGTTAGGATTTGAACTAGGTATTGTTTTAAAAAATCATTTTAAAATAAAAGTGAGTTCTAGAAGTAAAGAAACACAAAATATGTATGAAGATGAAGGTCTTTCTTCATATATTTTAAATGAAGAAAATCTTAGTAATCTTGATGAATTATTAGAAACTAACTATTTATTTATAAATTATCCTCCTTCAAAATTTGAAGATTATCTATCTTTTTTGAACAAAATTTATTCTCACGAAAAAATACAAAATATAGAAAAAATCATATTTATTAGTTCAACATCAATTTATCCAAATATTGAAGCTAATCTTGATGAAGAATTTGAAATAACAGAACCTAGTTCAAAGATTGTATTTGATGCAGAAAATTTGATAAAAGATAAAAGTGATGTGATTTTTAGAGTTGCTGGACTTGTTGGTGCAAATAGGTATTTTGGAAAAAGAAGTGCAAATAAAGTTATAGAATTTCCAAAAACACCAATAAATTTTATTCACAGAAATGATGTTATAAATGCAACTAAATTTGTAATTGATAAAAATATTTGTGGAATTTTTAATTTATGTTCAAAAACTCATCCAACAAAAGAGGAAATATATAGTTTTAACTCAAAAAAGTATAATTTTGAAAAACCAATATTTTTAGAATCGAAAGAATTTTTAAACAGATTAATAAGTGGAGAAAAAATAGAAAAAGAAGGATTTATATACAAATACAATAATCCTTTTGAATTTTAA
- the upp gene encoding uracil phosphoribosyltransferase — protein MYKESTNVVVKHLVNRLRDVRTTSNEFRLTIEEISRILVSEALNDFPTITQNINTWQGPLDVEVIEVQKLVLVPILRAGEPMLTGILRTLPYAKSGFLAMKRDEETSLSKLFYENIPNLENKTVILLDPMVATGGSLIDGITYLKTKKAKKIICLNIIGSPFGVKKVTEAHPDIDMFIAQIDERLDENNYIRPGLGDAGDRAFNTH, from the coding sequence ATGTATAAAGAAAGTACAAATGTAGTAGTAAAACACTTAGTTAATAGATTAAGAGATGTGAGAACTACTTCAAACGAATTTAGATTAACAATTGAAGAAATTTCAAGAATTTTAGTTTCAGAAGCATTAAATGATTTTCCAACTATTACACAAAATATAAACACTTGGCAAGGTCCTTTAGATGTTGAAGTAATTGAAGTTCAAAAACTTGTTCTTGTTCCTATTTTAAGAGCGGGAGAACCAATGCTTACAGGAATTTTAAGAACATTACCTTATGCAAAAAGTGGTTTTTTAGCAATGAAAAGAGATGAAGAGACATCATTAAGTAAACTTTTTTATGAAAATATTCCTAATTTAGAAAATAAAACTGTTATTTTACTTGACCCAATGGTTGCAACTGGTGGTTCATTGATTGATGGTATTACATATCTAAAAACAAAAAAAGCAAAAAAAATCATCTGTTTAAATATTATTGGTTCACCATTTGGTGTAAAAAAAGTAACAGAAGCTCATCCTGATATTGATATGTTTATAGCTCAAATTGATGAAAGATTAGATGAAAACAACTATATAAGACCTGGGCTTGGAGATGCTGGAGATAGAGCATTTAATACGCACTAA
- a CDS encoding uracil-xanthine permease family protein: protein MMKPTDYNFRVKDSILGLQFLFVAFGALVLVPILTGLDPNVALFTAGIGTLLFQFVNRSCVPPIFLASSFAFIAPISYGVATWGIPATLSGLVAAGFLYVVLSFLIRLKGDEFLHKLLPSVVVGPVIISIGLILSPVAVNMAMGKTGDGVAQLVPFDQAIIISMIALTITILVSLLGKGIFKLIPILMGIIGGYIVSLYFGLIDFSKVPTAAWFAMPNFVAPEFNWQAIVYILPIAIAPAIEHIGDMLAISSVTKQDYLKKPGLKNTLLGDGLATSVASLFGGPPNTTYSEVTGAVTVTKAYNPAIMTWAAICAILLAFIGKLGAILATIPVPVMGGIMLLLFGIIATLGISTLSRANIDFSCPRNMAIVSMILVFSIGGMTFNFGGVPFAGIGLGAMVGIFLNLVLPKAL from the coding sequence ATAATGAAACCTACAGACTATAACTTTAGAGTTAAAGATTCAATTTTAGGCTTACAATTTTTATTCGTAGCTTTTGGTGCACTTGTTTTAGTGCCTATTTTAACTGGGCTTGACCCAAATGTTGCACTTTTTACTGCTGGAATTGGAACTTTATTATTCCAATTTGTAAATAGAAGTTGTGTCCCACCAATATTTTTGGCTTCTTCATTTGCATTTATTGCACCAATTTCTTATGGTGTGGCAACTTGGGGAATTCCTGCTACTTTAAGTGGATTAGTTGCAGCTGGATTTTTATATGTTGTACTTAGTTTTTTGATTAGATTAAAAGGAGATGAGTTTTTACACAAACTTCTTCCTTCTGTTGTAGTTGGACCTGTAATTATCTCTATTGGTCTTATTTTATCTCCAGTTGCAGTTAATATGGCTATGGGAAAAACTGGTGATGGAGTAGCTCAATTAGTACCATTTGATCAAGCAATTATTATATCAATGATTGCTTTAACAATTACTATTTTAGTATCACTATTAGGAAAAGGTATTTTTAAATTAATTCCAATTTTAATGGGAATTATTGGAGGATATATTGTTTCTTTATATTTCGGATTGATTGATTTTTCAAAAGTTCCAACAGCTGCTTGGTTTGCAATGCCAAATTTTGTTGCTCCTGAATTTAATTGGCAAGCAATTGTTTATATCTTACCAATTGCAATTGCTCCTGCTATTGAACATATTGGAGATATGTTAGCAATTTCAAGTGTAACAAAACAAGATTATTTAAAAAAACCAGGTCTAAAAAATACACTTTTAGGTGATGGATTAGCAACTTCAGTTGCTTCACTTTTTGGTGGACCACCAAATACTACATATTCAGAAGTAACAGGTGCTGTTACAGTTACAAAAGCTTATAATCCAGCAATTATGACTTGGGCAGCTATTTGTGCAATTTTATTAGCTTTTATTGGAAAACTAGGAGCAATACTTGCAACTATTCCAGTTCCAGTTATGGGAGGAATTATGTTGTTACTTTTTGGAATTATTGCAACTTTAGGAATTAGTACATTATCAAGAGCTAATATTGATTTTTCATGTCCTAGAAACATGGCAATTGTCTCTATGATTTTAGTATTTTCTATTGGTGGAATGACTTTTAATTTTGGTGGAGTTCCTTTTGCTGGAATTGGTCTTGGAGCAATGGTTGGAATATTCTTGAATCTTGTTTTACCAAAAGCTTTATAA
- a CDS encoding YajQ family cyclic di-GMP-binding protein — MAAKEHQFDISAKLDMQEMKNAVIQAQKEIDNRYDFKGISKEIDLNIGAKTLILVSSSDNKIDAMMDILISKMNKREISINSLEEIKKEDSSGGNRKYTFKIVDSIEKDEAKKIQTEIKNLKLKVTAVNQGDEIRVTGKNIDDLQTIMKHLRSLELKAPLVFDNFR; from the coding sequence ATGGCAGCAAAAGAACATCAATTTGATATTTCAGCAAAATTAGATATGCAAGAGATGAAAAATGCAGTAATTCAAGCTCAAAAAGAGATTGATAATAGATATGATTTTAAAGGAATAAGTAAAGAAATAGATTTAAATATTGGAGCAAAAACTTTAATATTAGTATCTTCAAGTGATAATAAAATCGATGCAATGATGGATATTTTAATCTCAAAAATGAATAAAAGAGAAATTTCTATTAACTCTTTAGAAGAGATAAAAAAAGAGGATTCTAGTGGTGGAAATAGAAAATATACTTTTAAAATAGTTGATAGTATTGAAAAAGATGAAGCTAAAAAAATTCAAACAGAAATAAAAAATTTAAAATTAAAAGTTACAGCTGTAAATCAAGGTGACGAAATAAGAGTTACTGGAAAAAATATTGACGATTTACAAACAATCATGAAACACCTAAGAAGTTTAGAACTAAAAGCTCCTTTAGTATTTGATAACTTCAGATAA